The following are from one region of the Coffea eugenioides isolate CCC68of chromosome 2, Ceug_1.0, whole genome shotgun sequence genome:
- the LOC113760257 gene encoding subtilisin-like protease SBT1.9 gives MADSDIFIHFLFSSLASAKRSTYIVHMDKSAMPKAFSSHHMWYSSTVDAVKSVSFDSLRNGPKFVYSYDNVLHGFSALLSEDELEALKKSPGFLSAYTDKLVTMDTTHTYNFLSLNPTNGLWPAADFGKDVIVGVIDSGVWPESPSYKDDGMTPIPSKWKGTCEAGQDFNSSLCNLKLIGARYFNKGLVAANPKIVISMNSTRDFLGHGTHTSSTVAGNYVDDASFFGYASGTARGIAPRARVAMYKVSWPEGGYTSDLIAGIDQAVADGVDVISISMGLNFIPLYEDPVAIASFGAMEKGVMFSCSAGNNGPSLGTLHNGIPWTMTVAAGTVDRFLAGTVTLGNGMTITGWTTFPARAVVEDLPLIYNPTIAGCNSSDLLSSAHGIVICDNFNAFYNHENISRSTVPATIFFSDDPEITESTTFPDPGVIISTKYLEDVIKYALNGVKPTASITFQQTILGTNPAPVVADYSSRGPAPSYPNILKPDVMAPGTLVLAAWVPTSTVATIGDKIRLSSDFSLATGTSMACPHASGVAALLKGAHPEWSPAAIRSAIMTTANTLDNTQSPIKDMGFNYDIASPLAMGAGHINPNAALDPGLIYDATAQDYISLLCTMNLTRSQIASIVRSTDYSCLNASSDLNYPSFIALYNNGSTEVLNKIFERTVTNVGDGPATYKAIVTAPRGSVVEVNPQTLAFQEKYDRQTYSLTIRYTSDNSAKVSFGSITWSDFGGKHVVRSPIVVSPITTVWA, from the coding sequence GCCATGCCTAAGGCTTTCTCTAGCCACCACATGTGGTATTCTTCCACTGTTGATGCTGTAAAATCTGTCTCATTTGACAGTCTTCGAAATGGACCAAAATTTGTCTACTCCTATGATAATGTCTTGCATGGTTTCAGCGCATTGTTGTCCGAAGATGAGCTAGAAGCTCTGAAGAAATCACCAGGATTTCTTTCAGCTTATACTGACAAGCTTGTCACAATGGACACCACTCACACCTATAATTTTCTCTCTCTGAACCCCACAAATGGGCTTTGGCCGGCTGCAGACTTCGGCAAAGATGTGATTGTAGGGGTCATTGATAGCGGTGTTTGGCCTGAAAGTCCGAGCTACAAGGACGATGGAATGACACCTATTCCTTCCAAGTGGAAGGGAACATGCGAGGCTGGACAGGATTTCAATTCTTCATTGTGCAACTTAAAGCTAATTGGTGCAAGATACTTCAATAAGGGTCTTGTAGCTGCAAATCCGAAGATCGTTATTAGCATGAATTCTACCAGGGATTTTTTGGGACATGGCACGCATACTTCCTCCACGGTAGCTGGAAATTATGTTGACGATGCCTCATTTTTCGGCTATGCGTCAGGGACGGCCAGAGGAATCGCCCCTCGAGCTAGAGTGGCCATGTACAAGGTTTCTTGGCCGGAAGGAGGCTATACTTCTGATCTAATTGCTGGTATAGATCAAGCTGTTGCGGATGGGGTTGATGTGATATCAATATCTATGGGCCTAAATTTCATCCCTTTATATGAAGACCCTGTAGCAATAGCTTCATTTGGTGCAATGGAGAAGGGCgttatgttctcttgttcagcTGGAAATAATGGTCCATCTCTTGGGACGTTACATAATGGAATTCCATGGACCATGACAGTTGCAGCAGGTACTGTTGATCGTTTCCTTGCAGGGACAGTAACTTTGGGGAATGGAATGACTATCACAGGGTGGACTACTTTTCCTGCCAGAGCTGTAGTTGAAGATTTACCTCTTATCTACAACCCAACAATAGCTGGTTGTAATTCAAGTGACTTGCTATCTAGTGCTCATGGAATTGTCATTTGTGACAATTTCAATGCTTTCTACAATCACGAAAATATTTCCAGGTCAACTGTCCCTGCTACCATCTTTTTCTCTGATGATCCAGAGATTACAGAATCTACCACTTTTCCTGATCCGGGAGTCATTATCAGCACAAAATATCTAGAAGATGTGATTAAGTATGCCTTAAATGGTGTCAAGCCCACTGCCAGCATCACATTTCAACAAACTATCTTAGGAACAAACCCTGCACCAGTTGTTGCCGACTATAGCTCAAGAGGCCCTGCACCAAGTTACCCAAACATCTTAAAACCTGATGTTATGGCACCAGGGACGTTAGTGTTAGCCGCATGGGTTCCAACAAGTACTGTAGCAACCATTGGGGACAAAATTCGCTTGTCAAGTGATTTCTCTCTTGCAACCGGCACATCAATGGCTTGCCCCCATGCCTCTGGCGTTGCCGCACTTCTCAAAGGTGCGCATCCCGAATGGAGTCCAGCAGCTATTCGATCTGCCATCATGACCACGGCAAACACCCTTGACAATACTCAGAGTCCGATCAAAGACATGGGATTCAACTATGACATAGCGTCACCTCTAGCCATGGGGGCAGGACATATTAATCCAAATGCAGCGCTGGATCCAGGGCTCATATACGATGCTACAGCTCAAGATTACATAAGTCTTTTGTGCACCATGAATCTCACTCGGAGCCAAATTGCATCTATTGTAAGATCAACTGACTACAGTTGCCTCAACGCTTCCTCTGATTTGAATTATCCATCCTTCATTGCATTGTACAACAATGGAAGTACAGAGGTGTTGAATAAGATATTTGAGAGGACTGTTACAAATGTTGGGGATGGTCCTGCAACATACAAGGCCATTGTGACAGCTCCAAGGGGTTCCGTTGTTGAAGTGAATCCACAGACATTAGCTTTTCAGGAGAAATATGACAGGCAAACCTATTCACTGACCATAAGATACACAAGTGACAACAGTGCAAAGGTTAGTTTTGGTTCAATTACATGGTCAGACTTTGGAGGGAAACACGTTGTCAGAAGTCCAATTGTGGTGTCACCAATAACCACTGTTTGGGCTTGA